One part of the Fibrobacter sp. genome encodes these proteins:
- a CDS encoding TIGR02147 family protein: protein MKDVFEYTNYRQYIADYYAEKKAASSFTWREFAKVAGFSSSVYLKYVSEGRFSLSEDAVERVAKAMDLVGVRFDYFAEMVRLDHAKTDKAKKEVFGRMLAIADQNKAKILEGDSFRFFENWKNPVIRELAPAMPGAKPLALAHACRPKISAAEVSESLNFLVKADLLQKDESGNYKQTQKSVTTGPMGVTPVAVRGLHRQMGEIALDAIEGVQQNERHFSGVTVGITQNAYDEIVAEIAAFRRKVIEIATREDATDEVYRLNVQFFPMTNKNGNKKG, encoded by the coding sequence ATGAAAGACGTTTTCGAATATACGAACTACCGTCAGTATATCGCGGACTATTATGCCGAAAAGAAGGCTGCGTCCTCGTTTACCTGGCGCGAGTTCGCAAAGGTTGCTGGGTTTTCTTCGTCGGTCTATCTTAAGTATGTGAGCGAGGGACGTTTCAGCTTGAGCGAAGATGCGGTTGAACGGGTCGCCAAGGCCATGGACCTTGTCGGTGTCCGCTTTGACTATTTCGCTGAAATGGTCCGGCTCGACCATGCCAAGACGGACAAGGCCAAGAAGGAAGTATTCGGCAGGATGCTAGCTATCGCTGATCAGAACAAGGCGAAGATTCTGGAGGGGGATTCTTTCCGCTTTTTCGAAAACTGGAAAAATCCGGTGATTCGCGAGCTAGCGCCTGCCATGCCGGGGGCAAAGCCGCTTGCGCTTGCGCATGCGTGCCGCCCCAAGATCAGTGCCGCCGAAGTGAGTGAATCGCTGAACTTCTTGGTCAAGGCGGACCTGCTCCAGAAAGACGAGTCGGGAAATTACAAGCAGACTCAAAAATCCGTGACGACGGGCCCGATGGGGGTGACTCCGGTAGCCGTGCGCGGGCTGCATCGCCAGATGGGCGAAATCGCTCTCGATGCTATCGAGGGCGTGCAGCAGAACGAACGCCATTTTTCGGGTGTGACGGTTGGTATTACGCAGAACGCCTACGACGAGATCGTCGCAGAAATAGCGGCCTTCCGCAGGAAGGTTATTGAAATCGCTACAAGAGAAGACGCTACGGATGAGGTGTACCGTCTGAATGTGCAGTTCTTCCCGATGACGAACAAGAACGGAAATAAAAAGGGTTAG
- a CDS encoding endo-1,4-beta-xylanase, whose translation MKNQHTFMGLALSACVFGMCAASTFAADETLRSLAEKNNIYIGAILNSQWFSGQLPSNYEQIHKTQFNIVVAENEMKFDATEPSEGRFSYGNGDKMVKYAKANGMRVRGHALAWHSQVPGWVNNYKNDKQKLLKVLKNHIENVVGHWKGQIDEWDVVNEAISNNEPQWRTGSVWYQGIGPEFIDSAFVWTHAVDPDAELCYNDYNLEQGINPKAKAGFLLEQVKRWVANGIPITCVGSQTHVEDTTTDKHFIGSPDSLRSLAKELAKLNIKLKITELDIGFKSGINVSKSDLERQGKTFREYLDIVLEEPNADTYLIWGVSDKWSWLSGLNRQKGLIYDDNLKPKPAFDSIMVRLQTFEPPQDTTKQDTTTTDTTAADTIKQDTSIALPQFAGVKALSMHVSGRTLFISGAKSAKVEVFDMQGRPVFSGKCEKGSFELKGVPEGIYMVRVREQSASLVQKIAIK comes from the coding sequence ATGAAAAACCAACATACGTTCATGGGGCTCGCGCTCAGCGCGTGCGTTTTCGGCATGTGCGCAGCAAGCACCTTCGCCGCAGATGAAACCCTACGATCACTAGCCGAGAAAAACAACATCTACATCGGCGCCATCCTGAACTCACAATGGTTCAGCGGACAGCTTCCCAGCAACTACGAACAAATTCACAAGACGCAGTTCAACATCGTCGTCGCCGAAAACGAGATGAAGTTCGACGCCACCGAACCGAGCGAAGGCCGGTTCAGCTACGGCAATGGCGACAAGATGGTCAAGTACGCGAAGGCAAACGGCATGCGCGTACGCGGCCACGCCCTCGCTTGGCATAGCCAGGTTCCGGGCTGGGTGAACAACTACAAGAACGACAAGCAGAAATTGCTCAAGGTGCTCAAGAACCACATCGAGAACGTTGTCGGGCATTGGAAAGGCCAAATTGACGAATGGGACGTGGTGAACGAAGCCATCAGCAACAACGAACCCCAGTGGCGCACCGGCTCTGTCTGGTACCAGGGAATCGGCCCCGAATTCATAGATTCCGCCTTCGTGTGGACGCACGCCGTCGACCCGGATGCGGAACTCTGCTACAACGACTACAACCTCGAACAAGGCATCAATCCGAAGGCCAAGGCAGGCTTCTTGCTGGAACAGGTGAAGCGCTGGGTCGCAAACGGCATTCCCATCACCTGCGTGGGTTCCCAGACGCACGTGGAAGACACGACCACCGACAAGCACTTTATCGGTTCGCCGGACAGTCTCCGCTCCCTCGCCAAGGAACTTGCCAAACTCAACATCAAGTTGAAAATTACTGAGCTCGACATCGGTTTCAAGAGCGGCATCAACGTCAGCAAGAGCGACCTCGAACGCCAGGGAAAGACCTTCCGCGAATACCTGGACATCGTTCTCGAAGAACCGAATGCGGACACCTACCTGATCTGGGGCGTGTCCGATAAATGGAGCTGGCTGAGCGGCCTGAACAGGCAAAAGGGCCTTATCTACGATGACAACCTGAAACCGAAGCCGGCTTTCGACAGCATCATGGTGCGCCTCCAGACGTTCGAACCGCCTCAAGACACGACCAAGCAAGACACGACGACCACCGATACGACCGCCGCCGACACGATCAAACAAGATACCTCCATCGCGCTTCCGCAGTTCGCGGGCGTGAAGGCGCTCTCCATGCACGTCTCCGGACGCACGCTGTTCATCTCCGGCGCAAAGTCCGCGAAGGTCGAAGTATTCGACATGCAAGGACGCCCGGTATTCAGCGGCAAGTGCGAAAAGGGATCGTTCGAACTGAAGGGAGTCCCGGAAGGAATCTACATGGTCCGCGTACGTGAACAATCAGCAAGCCTAGTGCAAAAAATCGCCATCAAGTAG
- a CDS encoding FISUMP domain-containing protein: MDKMVRNALMRDYIGAAFCLVMAFVLLVLGTGCSDDKPVSGGSAEETGIMAELENITIEAAARSVVLQSPDGDSLQEGAFAMEGYASRSVAWLYELDSVNFAETGVSYSDTLQNSGDKFKFKNVTLKSPYVMVRVFGKSISGYGGNVLAIVDVRKTKDVNLNLLTTLKTSLWRYLAKESSSHDSLDMRAEIATLEALGITCQFNEFESKKILENSDYVMAEAAISIMLTYDMSHIERASVNPILEVLEADGNLDNLDSTIKERFENRLAHALKGNRSYSSMRVDVLDSLALGEDVKSFYCQRQTFMRLLTDVYVKLAGAGHCTEAREGETLEFPDRFKVAVTLACRSGGWRVEFGKEGNELPETGTMTDARDGRTYKTVTYNIDGKPQTWMAENLKYAYGNSHCLADDERQCEVFGRLYTWREAMALDTSILWDKEDCMGYYRAELDTCAATVKNLLDGDTTKIDSLCGNDAEITAICEEEMLESNIYARYNFHRAMELMDSVNHQGVCPEGWHVATIDDWNGLTTYIRGMYRRDEIAWYLLQTEYTDGAVGFGMRLMLAWDEVGDYHVNIKVGKKSLRPLYIIYPSYATPVYKRDDVSMVEPSYLWSIDSAYELSPEYGNMWSMREGNMTNWHDYYGEFAVVEFSNQMWSEKNSPVRCVKN, from the coding sequence ATGGATAAGATGGTACGAAATGCGCTGATGCGCGATTATATCGGTGCGGCGTTTTGCCTGGTCATGGCATTTGTTCTTCTCGTGTTGGGTACTGGCTGTTCCGATGACAAGCCGGTTTCGGGAGGCTCCGCCGAGGAAACGGGGATTATGGCTGAACTCGAAAATATCACTATCGAGGCAGCTGCGCGTAGTGTTGTCTTGCAATCGCCGGATGGCGACTCCTTGCAGGAAGGGGCGTTCGCCATGGAAGGCTATGCGTCGCGTTCCGTAGCGTGGCTCTATGAACTGGATTCGGTGAACTTCGCCGAGACGGGAGTTTCGTACTCGGACACACTTCAGAATTCCGGTGACAAGTTCAAGTTCAAGAACGTAACGCTTAAAAGCCCGTATGTCATGGTGCGTGTTTTTGGCAAGAGCATCAGCGGTTACGGTGGTAACGTGTTGGCTATTGTCGATGTCCGTAAAACGAAGGACGTAAACCTGAACCTGTTGACGACTCTTAAGACCTCGCTTTGGCGTTATTTGGCAAAGGAGAGTTCTAGTCACGACAGTCTTGATATGCGTGCTGAAATAGCAACTTTGGAGGCGCTTGGCATTACATGCCAATTCAATGAATTTGAAAGCAAGAAAATTTTGGAAAATTCGGACTATGTCATGGCGGAGGCCGCTATTTCGATAATGCTTACGTATGATATGTCCCATATTGAAAGGGCCTCTGTTAATCCGATCTTGGAAGTGCTTGAAGCGGATGGCAATTTGGACAACCTGGATTCGACTATAAAGGAACGGTTTGAGAATAGACTTGCCCATGCTCTTAAGGGGAATCGATCTTACTCCAGCATGAGAGTTGACGTTCTGGATTCCTTGGCTTTGGGCGAAGATGTGAAGTCCTTCTATTGCCAAAGGCAAACCTTTATGAGGCTTCTGACTGATGTGTATGTGAAACTTGCGGGTGCGGGTCATTGTACGGAGGCTCGTGAAGGCGAAACATTGGAATTTCCCGATAGATTCAAAGTTGCTGTTACTTTGGCCTGCCGTTCGGGAGGCTGGAGGGTCGAGTTTGGCAAGGAAGGTAATGAACTTCCGGAAACTGGGACGATGACGGATGCCCGTGACGGCAGAACGTACAAGACGGTGACCTACAATATCGACGGAAAGCCGCAGACGTGGATGGCGGAGAACCTGAAATACGCATATGGAAATTCCCATTGCCTCGCTGATGATGAACGTCAGTGTGAAGTGTTTGGTCGCCTTTATACATGGCGCGAAGCGATGGCTCTCGATACGTCTATCCTGTGGGATAAGGAAGACTGCATGGGTTACTACCGTGCTGAACTAGATACTTGTGCGGCGACGGTGAAGAATCTGCTTGATGGCGATACGACAAAGATTGACTCGCTTTGCGGCAACGATGCGGAAATAACTGCAATATGCGAAGAGGAAATGCTTGAATCCAATATTTATGCGAGATATAATTTCCATAGGGCGATGGAACTTATGGACTCCGTGAATCACCAAGGCGTCTGCCCTGAAGGCTGGCATGTTGCGACGATTGATGATTGGAACGGCCTAACCACGTACATAAGGGGAATGTATCGTAGGGATGAAATTGCGTGGTATCTGCTGCAGACCGAGTATACGGATGGGGCTGTAGGATTCGGCATGCGGCTCATGCTTGCTTGGGATGAAGTGGGTGATTATCATGTAAATATAAAAGTGGGAAAAAAGAGCCTTCGTCCACTCTATATCATCTACCCGTCCTATGCAACACCGGTATACAAAAGGGATGACGTGTCTATGGTAGAGCCGAGTTATCTCTGGTCTATTGATTCTGCGTATGAATTGTCTCCGGAATATGGAAATATGTGGAGCATGAGAGAGGGCAATATGACGAATTGGCATGATTATTATGGTGAATTTGCTGTTGTAGAGTTCAGTAATCAGATGTGGAGCGAAAAGAATTCACCTGTCCGCTGCGTCAAGAATTAA
- a CDS encoding GSCFA domain-containing protein translates to MELFTKVDLPEPGFNIDYTQKLAFFGSCFADNIAAQFAMRKFQVLSNPFGTVYNPLSIERQLREIADGKIFGEVDVFQDARGPWHSWLAHSSLSAASREECIAKLNAAAEGAREFLKQAEVVFVTLGTSFVYYLKETGEAAANCHRQDPRLFERRMITVEEATQALENIVLDLRKINPESHIVFTVSPLRHMGDGAHGNNLSKATLMLAVEKAIAGMQAHANPLEYFPSYEIVMDELRDYRFYESDMIHLSKTAEEYIFERMVETYCDMTAYGNIARVEKFMKEANHRVSDMHSPAATTFAQKAIAQAENLEKSIPGLDLVAEIAKFRKILNNS, encoded by the coding sequence ATGGAACTTTTCACCAAGGTAGATCTGCCCGAGCCGGGCTTCAATATCGACTACACCCAAAAACTGGCGTTTTTCGGATCGTGCTTTGCGGACAATATCGCAGCGCAGTTCGCCATGCGCAAGTTCCAAGTTCTTTCGAACCCGTTCGGGACGGTGTACAACCCGCTTTCCATCGAGCGGCAGCTCCGCGAAATCGCAGACGGGAAAATTTTCGGTGAAGTTGACGTTTTCCAAGATGCCCGCGGGCCTTGGCACAGCTGGCTCGCGCACAGTTCGCTCTCGGCAGCGAGCCGCGAGGAATGCATCGCGAAACTGAACGCCGCCGCAGAGGGGGCTCGCGAATTCCTGAAGCAAGCCGAGGTCGTATTCGTCACCCTCGGGACTTCGTTCGTGTACTACCTGAAAGAAACGGGAGAAGCCGCCGCAAACTGCCACCGGCAAGACCCGCGCCTCTTTGAACGCAGGATGATTACGGTAGAAGAGGCCACGCAGGCGCTCGAAAACATCGTGCTGGACCTGCGCAAGATCAATCCCGAATCGCACATCGTCTTCACGGTATCGCCGCTGCGACACATGGGCGACGGGGCTCACGGCAACAACCTTTCCAAGGCCACGCTGATGCTCGCCGTGGAAAAAGCGATAGCCGGCATGCAGGCGCACGCGAACCCGCTCGAATATTTTCCCAGTTACGAAATCGTGATGGACGAACTGCGCGATTACCGCTTCTACGAAAGCGACATGATTCATTTGTCCAAAACTGCGGAGGAATACATATTTGAGCGCATGGTCGAAACGTACTGCGACATGACAGCATATGGCAACATCGCCCGCGTCGAAAAATTCATGAAGGAGGCGAACCACAGGGTCTCCGACATGCATTCACCCGCGGCAACAACCTTTGCGCAAAAAGCAATCGCCCAGGCGGAAAACCTGGAAAAAAGCATCCCAGGGCTCGATTTGGTCGCCGAAATTGCGAAATTTCGCAAAATTTTGAACAATTCGTAA
- a CDS encoding FISUMP domain-containing protein has product MFTLKKEKILSLAALCSLASMFAACSDDKPVTGGSAEETGIMAELENITVTGNAYCAVQVAAGEDSSGQSGFVLEGFKARTVVWLDELDSNTFLETGNTFVDTIWNDGEEYKFENITLRSPYVQIRVFGRSLSGVNGRMQAIADVRKTKNINVSILTTMKNAELRYLAAEGVDHAELGSRSERELLDAFGITDTIASFEEKESLQNRNYVLLNAVMKILVGGSYGDPIEWYTVDSLKSSLRRTGTLEGLDQETWARVKKRTVDELFDYREIAHIGHDVWGKVKLAELTIPVEWTRDYVRYIAGILAALSGEGLCVESREGDVMELDVLGTMLVCRSGSWRLEYGEKDGAAPVYGSMTDSRDGRTYKTVTYDIGGKSYTWMAENLRYDDGVGHCYKGESSYCDVYGRFYTWREALALDTSIKWSMEACLEHYRQEYAEEMTADSIEYYMAEFALWCEEKIDESGDYSLYNYSKALELIDSVNLQGVCPDGWRVSTGEDWKKLEKYVVDKYGVPHEDAMQYLYRSEYTDGPLGFGIQLLIKDDLEEMEERRRRRQGENLPPMRIMLHILAPVYAIPPYQLDYDGNEFSDYYLMGYGCSVADDFYSKDWILGCGTYATVVAPKHSQYWYSEGLTETNNFVRCVKN; this is encoded by the coding sequence ATGTTTACTTTGAAAAAGGAAAAAATTTTGAGCCTTGCGGCTCTGTGCTCGCTGGCCTCGATGTTCGCGGCGTGTTCCGACGACAAGCCGGTTACGGGAGGCTCCGCCGAGGAAACGGGGATTATGGCCGAACTCGAAAATATCACCGTGACCGGGAATGCGTACTGCGCTGTCCAGGTTGCGGCCGGTGAGGATTCTTCGGGCCAGTCGGGTTTTGTCCTGGAGGGGTTCAAGGCGAGGACCGTCGTGTGGCTTGACGAACTGGATTCGAACACCTTCCTTGAGACGGGAAATACCTTTGTGGATACAATCTGGAACGATGGGGAAGAATACAAGTTCGAGAACATTACCCTGAGGAGCCCGTATGTCCAGATACGTGTTTTCGGAAGGAGCCTTAGCGGGGTGAACGGCCGTATGCAGGCGATTGCCGATGTCCGCAAGACAAAAAATATCAACGTGAGTATTTTGACGACGATGAAAAACGCTGAATTGCGTTATCTTGCCGCGGAGGGGGTTGACCATGCTGAATTGGGTTCCCGGTCGGAAAGGGAATTGTTGGATGCGTTTGGCATAACGGACACGATAGCCTCGTTCGAAGAAAAGGAAAGCCTGCAGAATCGGAATTATGTGTTGCTCAATGCGGTAATGAAGATTTTAGTCGGGGGGAGTTATGGTGATCCGATAGAATGGTATACGGTCGATTCGCTCAAGAGCTCGCTTCGAAGAACGGGTACTTTGGAAGGCCTGGATCAAGAGACGTGGGCTCGGGTGAAGAAACGAACTGTCGATGAGCTTTTTGATTATAGGGAAATTGCGCATATCGGTCATGATGTCTGGGGAAAGGTGAAACTGGCGGAGTTGACCATCCCCGTTGAATGGACAAGGGACTATGTCAGGTATATAGCAGGAATACTTGCCGCTCTTTCGGGCGAAGGCCTTTGTGTGGAATCTCGCGAAGGAGATGTGATGGAACTGGATGTGCTCGGCACAATGCTTGTATGCCGTTCGGGTAGTTGGAGGCTCGAATATGGCGAGAAGGATGGTGCCGCTCCTGTTTATGGATCGATGACCGATTCCCGTGATGGCAGAACGTACAAGACGGTTACCTACGACATCGGTGGTAAATCATACACTTGGATGGCGGAAAACTTGAGGTATGATGACGGAGTAGGCCACTGCTATAAAGGCGAATCTTCTTATTGCGATGTGTATGGGCGTTTCTACACGTGGCGCGAAGCATTGGCTCTCGATACGTCTATAAAATGGAGCATGGAGGCTTGCCTGGAACATTATCGCCAAGAATATGCGGAGGAAATGACTGCCGATAGCATTGAATACTATATGGCCGAGTTTGCACTATGGTGTGAAGAAAAAATTGATGAATCTGGTGATTATTCCCTGTATAATTATAGTAAGGCGCTGGAACTCATTGATTCGGTAAATCTGCAGGGCGTATGTCCCGATGGCTGGAGGGTTTCTACTGGTGAAGACTGGAAGAAACTGGAAAAGTATGTTGTGGATAAGTATGGTGTGCCGCACGAGGACGCGATGCAGTACCTGTACCGGTCCGAATATACGGATGGTCCGCTCGGTTTCGGTATACAGCTGTTGATTAAGGATGATTTGGAGGAAATGGAAGAAAGGAGACGGAGAAGGCAGGGAGAAAATTTGCCACCTATGAGAATTATGCTTCATATTCTCGCTCCGGTATACGCAATTCCGCCGTATCAATTGGATTACGACGGAAATGAGTTCTCAGACTATTATTTGATGGGTTATGGATGTTCTGTGGCTGATGATTTCTATAGCAAGGATTGGATCTTGGGTTGCGGGACGTACGCTACTGTTGTGGCTCCTAAACACTCACAATATTGGTATAGTGAGGGATTGACGGAAACGAATAATTTCGTTCGCTGCGTCAAGAACTGA
- a CDS encoding GTP-binding protein, translating into MPQSVRNIAILAHVDAGKTTLSERILFTAGEVRRPGKVEEGLATMDYMPEEKERGITIESGVAHFEWKNTWFNFIDTPGHVDFGAEVDMALTAVEGAVLVVSAASGVETQTVAAYRKLREAGVRTILFVNKLDNPDYSLDETLINIEEVLGVRPVLMTLPEYRDGRMTGVLDVLSQSRLSHSESGSEEIDDGWNVDDGWDNSAELKKHYAEAVEFASSFDDEVLKLAMEGKRVPPKLLLRGLRELVKSDDYALCYAGSAMEGYGVRSLITALTFFLPEPPEFADGELGQVIRLRHFKGVGEISLFRSHADMERKAWPAGFEFSRLKANLLQPVDEIRSGDIYAMRTPFETELGQIINMDGTQVSSCRSPLGQEHPLDHTPSIRDKYKPLLQTRVECLGAEDYAHVEKSLNTLSRMDPSFRVQHDLDGGFWYLHTVGEVQLDVLLARLKREFGCEVRAGSPEVRWQERLCHAVGLVENTFQLGPHKISIKLSAIPLEGDAHDIRLSAEFLETAPREILAGVRSALLESTEVGILGKGALVGVCFEVHEFTWTEGALPPMIKKACGDAVIKLVKPADVQLYEPVMELSVECPVNFAGLVTGDIQSREGKVKEIAGDGKTHFLKADVPLRKIFGYATGVRSISKGTALYSMKLLGYRPMSVA; encoded by the coding sequence ATGCCGCAATCTGTCCGCAACATAGCGATTCTCGCTCACGTAGATGCTGGAAAGACGACTCTTTCCGAGCGCATTTTGTTTACTGCGGGCGAGGTGCGCAGGCCGGGGAAGGTCGAAGAAGGCCTCGCCACGATGGACTACATGCCCGAAGAAAAGGAACGCGGCATCACGATTGAAAGCGGCGTCGCTCATTTCGAGTGGAAGAATACCTGGTTCAACTTTATCGATACGCCGGGGCATGTGGATTTCGGTGCCGAAGTCGATATGGCGCTTACGGCTGTCGAGGGCGCGGTGCTCGTGGTGAGTGCCGCCAGTGGTGTGGAAACCCAGACGGTCGCCGCCTACCGCAAACTCCGCGAAGCGGGCGTGCGCACGATTCTTTTCGTGAACAAGCTGGATAATCCCGACTATTCGCTCGACGAAACTCTCATCAACATAGAAGAAGTGCTGGGCGTGCGTCCGGTGCTGATGACTCTCCCCGAATATCGCGATGGCCGCATGACTGGCGTGCTCGATGTGCTGAGCCAGAGCAGGCTTTCGCATTCGGAATCGGGGAGCGAAGAAATTGACGACGGCTGGAACGTGGATGACGGCTGGGACAATTCCGCCGAACTCAAGAAGCATTACGCCGAGGCCGTGGAATTCGCGAGCAGCTTCGATGACGAAGTCCTCAAGCTCGCGATGGAAGGCAAGCGCGTTCCTCCGAAACTTTTGCTGCGCGGCTTGCGCGAACTGGTGAAGAGCGACGACTATGCGCTTTGCTATGCGGGTTCCGCGATGGAAGGCTACGGCGTGCGCAGCCTGATTACCGCGCTCACGTTCTTCTTGCCCGAACCGCCTGAATTTGCGGATGGGGAACTTGGCCAGGTGATACGCCTGCGGCATTTCAAGGGCGTGGGTGAAATCTCGCTTTTCCGCAGCCATGCTGACATGGAACGCAAGGCGTGGCCGGCAGGTTTCGAATTCTCGCGCCTCAAGGCGAACTTGCTCCAGCCTGTCGATGAAATCCGTTCGGGCGACATTTACGCCATGCGCACCCCGTTCGAAACAGAACTCGGCCAGATAATAAATATGGACGGAACGCAGGTGTCGTCATGCCGCAGCCCGTTAGGGCAAGAGCATCCACTTGATCACACCCCCTCCATCCGCGATAAGTACAAGCCCCTCCTGCAGACCCGCGTGGAATGCCTCGGTGCCGAAGACTACGCGCATGTCGAAAAGAGCCTGAACACGCTTTCCCGCATGGACCCGTCTTTCCGGGTGCAGCATGACTTGGATGGCGGTTTCTGGTACCTGCATACCGTAGGGGAGGTGCAGCTGGACGTATTGCTCGCGCGCCTCAAGCGCGAATTCGGGTGCGAAGTGCGTGCCGGCAGCCCGGAAGTGCGCTGGCAAGAACGCCTCTGCCATGCGGTAGGGCTCGTCGAGAATACCTTCCAACTCGGCCCTCATAAAATTTCAATTAAGTTGTCTGCAATCCCGCTCGAAGGCGATGCGCACGATATCCGGCTTTCTGCCGAATTCCTCGAAACGGCGCCGCGCGAAATCCTCGCGGGTGTGCGTTCCGCCCTCCTGGAATCTACCGAGGTGGGCATCTTGGGCAAGGGCGCGCTTGTCGGCGTGTGCTTCGAAGTCCATGAATTCACGTGGACCGAAGGGGCGCTTCCGCCGATGATCAAGAAGGCCTGCGGCGATGCGGTCATCAAGCTTGTGAAACCCGCCGACGTTCAACTGTACGAACCCGTCATGGAACTTTCGGTGGAATGCCCCGTGAACTTTGCGGGCCTCGTGACGGGCGATATCCAGTCCCGCGAAGGTAAGGTGAAAGAAATCGCGGGCGACGGCAAGACGCATTTTTTGAAGGCGGACGTTCCCCTGCGCAAAATATTCGGCTACGCTACGGGCGTGCGCAGCATCAGCAAAGGCACCGCGCTTTACAGCATGAAGTTGCTCGGTTATCGTCCCATGAGCGTGGCGTAA